From the genome of Ailuropoda melanoleuca isolate Jingjing chromosome 5, ASM200744v2, whole genome shotgun sequence:
TTATGCTCAATTTATTTTGGAACATAAGAAAATTCTGTCTGATTGCAAATAACGTTATAGCAGAGATCTATGATAATCTAGATGTACAAATTGTGTCTTACGTATCATACATTTTACCTGGTTGTGATTCATTAGTGAATGACCAAACAGAATTCTGTTGGAagaccaaataaataataaattttggcTTTGTGTAAGGGCTTGATATTTGTGATTATCTGACTGTTGCCTATATTCTATTTTTCATGGCCTGTATTTTGTGGACTGTTGgttatttttcaaagttgaaCTCAAATGTTACCACCTTTGTTATTCCTTTGACATACATCAGCAGAGTTAGTTagtttctcttccattcttctgGGCACTTGCTTCATGCTTCAAATAGAATCATTATTTATATTGTAATTTATCTGTTGACAGATTAATCTTCTAGATTGCCAGGAACATTAGCTTATTTAACTGTGTGTTTCTCCAAGGTAGACCCAGTGCCTGCCTGGCACTAGGAAGGCGCTTGGAAGTGCTTTTTGATCAAATCAGTGGATATAAAGTGGTTGTGAAGATTTGGGGAAGACCATAAAGAAACTCCTCCAAGATAAAAACAAACGTTATAAcattttgtacattaaaaaatacttctggTCACTTTTTCCTTATTGAGTGACTAGAAAGTACAGAGAATGTGTGCATTCCTTTTTGTCTATTAAAGGTAGTATTCTTAGATTCCTGGATCTTAATTAAAATTTGTAGTGTGTTTACACACAGAATTAGTATTATAAACGTAAGGATCTCAGGCTAACTCAAATAAGAATTACTAGGTTGactgtgaattcttttttaactaaagttcattatttgttttcttagacTGATGATGGAGAAGATGACCTGAAAAAAGGTACACAGTTATTAGAAATATACGCTTTGGAAATTCAAATGTACACGGCACAGAAGAATAACAAAAAACTTAAAGCACTCTATGAACAGTCACTTCACATCAAGTCTGCCATCCCTCATCCACTGATCATGGGAGTCATCAGAGGCAAGTTTTGTTTGGAGAAGGGTGGGCAGTGTCACAGGAAGATACCAGGGTGTCATTGTATATGGCTGAATGACACTGAAGGTTGTTTCTGTTGTAGtgaaaataaatggcaaagtAGTAAAATCAGTGAAATGATGTAGTCTTAGAAAGAAGTTAGAattagaaattgaattttttgtcTTGTAAAATTTTACATCAATGAACTACTTGAATAGAAAATTTACCATCAGAAGTTCTATTCTCAAGATtggcggtggggggagagggggggaaaaaagaagttcTATTCTTGAGTTGTAATGatatacacaaaattattttctgcctCAACTGAGAATAAAGATTTCCAAATGCTTGTTTGATGTTTATAATGAAGAACTTGCTTTTTAGAATTAAAGTGagtactggggcacctgtgtggcttagttggttaagcatctgactcttgatttttggctcaggtcatgatctcagggtgtaaGATCAAGTCTtgcatccagctccatgctgagcgtggagccgacttgagatcctctctctccccctctccctcacccctcccgccactgtctcttctccccctcccactgcccccaataaaaaggaattaaagcaAGTACCTTGGGGCTAGTGCTATTCAAgctatagaattaaaaaaatggaaagccacTATCAtagttttcatttgatttttataaagtgCTCAATCTTAGTACAGAACTGCAAATACCCTTtgactcttttttattctttatagaaTGTGGTGGTAAAATGCACTTGAGAGAAGGTGAATTTGAAAAGGCACACACTGATTTTTTTGAAGCCTTCAAGAATTATGATGAATCGGGGAGTCCAAGACGAACCACTTGCTTAAAATATTTGGTGTTAGCAAATATGCTAATGAAATCGGGAATAAATCCATTTGACTCACAGGAGGTATGTGTGTGTTCTAATTGTTCATTTCTGTTGGCTATCTTTTCTGGAAATAAATGTTACTCTTTCTTTGTACATATAGcatagttaatttttctttttttttttttttctccttaatgtcCTTAGGCCAAACCATACAaaaatgatccagaaattctagCAATGACGAATTTAGTAAGGTAAGATTTTATATTTCGGTTAAGGTAAAGTTCCTTAAAGCAGTGAATTTttagaggggaaagagggagagaaattttGAGAATTCAGTTAAAACTCCAAATTTACTCTtgtattttggtttaaaatattccagagtttgtgaaatttttatcttttgaagtCATTTATTCTGTTTCCATTAGTCACAAGATTTTGTATAGTATTGATTTATAGTATAGTATTggctggttttttttcttattctctacatgtttgtgtgtgtgctgtttttCAGTAGAAAACTGATTGtaggtattttaaaacaatttcacaaTGTTTGCTGTTTCTACCTGCCTTAAtccaaaatgaaattatgaattgGTCCACATAAGTCAAAAATGTTCAACAAGACAATGTCTTTATTCACATGTTTGCTCAAttgacaagattttaaaaatcatttaaaataggggcgcctgggtgatcccggcgttatgggatcgagccccacatcaggcttttctgctatgagcctgcttcttcctctcccactccccctgcttgtgttccctctctcgctggctgtctctgtctctgtcaaataaataaataaaatctttaaaaaaaaaaaatcatttaaaataagtttaccTCAGATAATATTCtgaggtgaggaggagaggggtcaTACTGGTAAGAAACCGAAGGATTTCTTGATGACTTCCACGGTATGATGGTTAGCAACTGAAAAACCTGCTACGATCAATTAATATTAAGTAAAGTATAGAAGATAAAGCGAAAAAGCCTGGAAAAGAAGGCCTACTTTTGCAAAAGAAATCAGTGAGCAAGAAAAATTTTCCTCTGGGCTGGGAATAAATGGAGCCTCGGTTTCTTCAAGTCTTTGGTTTTAGATTGTGCAGCTGAGTTTACCAAGGCTGGAAGAATATTAGGGACATAGAGTAGAATGGGGTTTTTTGCATATGTGTGTAGATAATGGAAGGGATAAGGCATTCTTCTAACAGTCTTATAAGATTTAAAAGTACTGTTAGATTATAAATTATGAGTCAcccatatataaattttatatacttgGAGAAAGTAGCTTATTACATGATATTGTTTGAGTTCCTATGTAAAATGCCCtcatttactttgttttcatCTGGGTATAGGTTTTACGCATTactaggtttgtttgtttaaggaaaCTTTAATTTCAGCTGTAAAATATAAGAATGATTTTATCTTAAGGGGACTAGGAATAGTTAGGAGATAAGAACtctaaattacaattttaaaaaatcagtttctttggagcgcctgggtggctcagttggttaaacgtccagttctttttttcagctcaggtcttgatctcaaggtcgagttcatggagcctacttttaagaAAGTATCactttcttttattgtttatttctttattgtaatacatatttgttgaattaagttGATTTTAGTTATGAAAGGAGATTTCTCCATCTATATTTCAAATGGTTTATTCCTCAGCATTTGGCCACATTAACTACAAGATGATTTGCTTAGAGATTCACTTATgtaaaaatactttagaaaaatgtttataaagttaAGTTGTTAAGCAACagtttaaacttttaaaactcttaaagaaaaattgagggaGTGTTTTGCCCTAGACATTAATATGTcatctgaattaaaataaatacattaaaatggaataaagagcTGATTTATCAGACCTTTAAAAGGTAAtgactgtatttatattttactagATCATACAGTTTACTCCAGTGAAACCTTTATATTGGAACTCAGCTTATTTTAATGGTAAATTTTGACCCAAGCAAGTGGTTTGTGGTGTCCCACATCttgtataagattttttttttaagttagttaaATAGTGGAAGAATGTCTCTTGGTTAAAATATACACATGTGCAAGAGTTTCACTACTTGAATATATCCTCCTATAGTATTTTTTGCAATAATGTATTTGGGGTAGGTGAGAAAGTAATGCTTCCTAATTTTATCTTCCTAGTCAGTTGCCAGCAGACTAGAGGAAAATAATTCCTGTTGAAGCACTTGAATCACCTGCCCCTAACATGAAGTTACATTGCGACCCAACAGATGGAAGCACAGCAGAGGGCGTGCAGAATGGCTGATGATATGTCTTACATATAAAGCAGACAGTGGTGCCATATCCAGAAGGTTGGCTTCTTCCTTCTCAGCACCTTTAGCAATCCCCATAGTGCCCTACAGAGTTATTTTAAGAGTAGATACTAGACACCTCAGAGAATTATGAACATAAATCAGCCTTTGGCCTTCTGCAGCAGGGTCCATCACTCtcacctttgtgtgtgtgtgtcccattTGGCACTAATTACCTGCCACTGATATTTCTGCTATATAACTCAGTGGAATTTTAAGGCTAGAGAAAATTTAGAATCAAATGTTCACTTTGCAGAGTTTTAGCAGTTGCTGGTAGCTTTCTAGAAGATAAAAATTAGGAAGCTGCATTTCTGAATAATCTTCAGAGAGAATGTAGTATCTTATTTGAGACAAGGCCAAATTCCTCCATACAATAGTATGCATGAAACCTCATTTCTTAGGGATTAAATGATAAATGCACAATGTAATTTGAAACTATCAAGcattaaacagtttttaaatttgtcagtttttaatagtgttttaagattttgagaagaatttaatgaactatatataaatatagtatgtGACACCAAAAGAAggtttatttaatctttataaaactgaaagcattaaaaaagaaattaattttatttggagaaggatgtgtgtgttgtgtttaaCTCTGATTTCTATGACAGAAACTATAATGTAATTTAGATTTTTGcatataaaaattgagaaataggCTTTTTGAATTATTTGAGTTAATTCATGACTTCTTCATGTTTGACAagatttatactttttcttttagtgCCTATCAGAATAATGACATCACTGAATTTGAAAAGATTCTGAAAACAAATCACAGCAACATCATGGATGATCCTTTCATTAGGGAACACATTGAAGGTATATTCTTTCTGCTAATTGAATTCAGTTACCTTCTTTGCCACTGTCAAGCAGTGCTTCTTAATGGAGCTGCATGGAATTTAACCAGTTTTCTTCTGTGTATTGCCAAGTATAGAAATGTTTCTAAATGCTGTCATAGAATaggatattatttaaaattaaagaaatcatttaccAGTTTCCTGCTATTTATTAAGATCATCAAATTCTTACATGATATCCATTTCACTTAAGGTAGCTGTCTGTCccttttacctttttattctAATTTAGATATTGTTGCGTGTTTACTACTGATACTTAggttcaaagttaatttttaggATTTTGGATAAGTAACAAAAACTTCAAAAGTAGTCGGCTGTAGATGATGCGGCGATGCATTACTTTGAAGGGTGGCCAGTAAGTGTATGAGATTTTTAATAAGTTCTGTTGGattaacaaagacaaaaatcattcCTTGTTCTGGGGCCTCTTTTGTACCTCCAGTGTTCCCACCTGTAATGGAGCTATTTGAGGGTTTTTAAATGACCATTTGGAACAACTCATTCAAATACTTAAATTCCAGATGCACCAGGAAAATCCGAAGAATACTTTGGAAgtaatgttcttttttccccaccttcctttctctttcattcagcagacattttaaaagttcttgtATGAAGCTAGAATGATACTACACTTGTGGATATAGAAAAATTTAGAAGCCCTGTGCATGAACTCCAgtctagttttttgttgtttttttaaggctCTTGTCTGTGAAGAAATTGGAGAAAATTGCAAGAtcattgtataaaatataatactcTAGATTTTTCAGAGAGCATAAAATAAGGGACTTAACTGGCATGAATCAGAGTTTCATGAAAAATGTTAACTATAGAGGAGATGATGAACAGTGTGTAGTATTATCGAGAGGACAAAAGGATATTTTAGGTAGCACCACAGCATAAGCAAAATCAGGGAAGTGGGaacaagaaaaaattatgaaaaaggtAGCCTCTGATCTTACTGTGCGTCTGTTGGACCCAAATATTTTTAGATCCAAATACCTTATGTctggggcaccgggctggctcaatcagtagagcatgttactcttgatcttggggtgatgagtttgagccccatgttgggcgtagagcttagttaaaaacaaaccaaaaaaaccaaatacattATTATGTCCTTGCCAGGCAGAAAGATTTTGGGAAAATAATTGATATAGTTAATTAATGTGATTTAGAAGTACATAATGTTTCATGCAGATATACAaactgttaaatttatttttgtttttgccttttatttcagaGCTTTTGCGAAACATCAGAACACAAGTGCTCATAAAATTAATTAAGCCTTACACAAGAATacatattccttttatttctaaggTACTTATATTCGTGGatcttaatatttataatttgtaattataaatgcagtatatttaaaaatgattttttgtaacattttataatacattttcaaattacagCATTACTTAGGTCTTTCCTTTTAGTGTAaattattctgtgttttcttggCATAAATTGAGTTTAACagtaaagagaaataagaaatcattacatttctttttaaagattccttcAGCCTCAGAACGTTATAGAAGACAGAGTAGTGGctaaaatatataactaaaatatatataaaatatataaagtgttaACCCAACCACAATAAACTTTTGGTAAGAAtatactttaggggcgcctgggtggcacagcagttgggcgtctgccttcggctcagggcgtgatcccggcgttatgggatcgagccccacatcaggctcctccgctatgagcctgcttcttcctctcccactccccctgcttgtattccctctctcgctggctgtctctatctctgtcaaataaataaataaaaatctttaaaaaaaaaaaaaaaagaatatactttaaaaattacaaagttaaATTTGGTTAGACCTGTGTTCTCAAAAATATATAAGTGATAATGAAATttgtcttaaattttcttttcactaaaGTTCCTTTAAATGGTgagaatgaatttaaaatcagaataattattttcataaagtctttaaagaagTCAATTACTAGAATTATAATGAGTCTTTTGTCTTAGGAGTTAAACATAGATGTAGCTGATGTGGAGAGCTTGCTGGTGCAGTGCATATTGGATAAGTAAGTACTCGGCTGTTTCTTATCACAAAATGTTTAGGGCCATAACGTTTGAATAATGGGAGCAAAGGTAGCAGTGGAGTTCTTAATTTTTCACAAAAAGCACCTTCTGGCTATGATTTTCTATTAAAAGACATATATGTGTATGCCTGGTGGCTTTTTGTGAATGAGTGAGCTAAATATTAAGCCCTTGATCTCTGAAAAAGTTGTAAATGGTTTTCAGAAAGATTTCTCATTCTATATGTGACCCATATCCAGCTAGTGAATTATTTAATGACtagtatttttttatgtttttgaagtaTAAGGTATGGTATGTAATAgttttgaaaattacatttttcttgaaAGCAGTATGGTATTTAAAGCTTCACGGGCTTACATTTGGTCTTGATTAaccaggtaagtgtctgcctacTGGGTTCTTTTAGTGAAATTGATAAAATGTAGCTGAAATCCAGTTTCTGTGTAGAGTTTTAATAAGGCAGTGAATGAAATACGTAATTCTGAAATTGGTCACTTAGTGGTGGCCgcagtttcttcttttccatttattgatattgtaaatattttatgaaacataGTCCAATAGATGCATTCAATGAAAACGGTTTGTAgacatgtcttttatttatttccagcACTATTCATGGCCGAATTGATCAAGTCAACCAACTCCTTGAATTGGATCATCAGAAGAGGGGTGGTGCCCGATATACTGCACTAGATAAATGGACCAACCAACTAAATTCTCTCAACCAGGCTGTAGTCAGTAAACTGGCTTAACAGAGAACAAGCTTTCACAGACGTACTTAATGCAACAGTGCAGAGATGTAATCCTTAAAAGAACTGGGAATGGCAAAACTACTGTCGGTTGATGTGTCCTGAAAATTATTGGAGCTATGGCAGAAGTGCTTTTTTTGATCAACTGGTTTGTGTTTTGCTGCTGCATTTATCCCAAGAAAAACAGCTTTAATCtccagaagaaaaccaaaatgccATGGGATTTATGCTGTATTGACATCTTGCCCTAAACATACAACATCATAGTAATTTGTCATGGGCAACATGACCAGAGAGAAGATTTTTGTCATGATTTTAAATACACTGACATGTTACTGTTGGTtaaatttaaacatgttttacCTGCAGAAATTCTCTCACAAATAACCTGCAATAACTTGAAATGCATACCCTTTTGAACACTTCCTTTTCTCatgtataaattaaaatgtttgctgCATTTTGCAAAATGTCAATTCTCCAAAAATGTGTCCGTATATTTCTGTACCTGCAGTGTAGTAAAGGTTTAGATGAAACCCCATAATTATAGTGGCATACTGTCACTTAGGTTTCAAGCAGCAAAATAAACAGTGCAGCTCAGAAATTGTAGTTTGGTTCTTGAtgtgtttttattacatttggggtttttgtttgttttttagtaccttagaaatttcaaattattttatcttcagttaatgattttaaaaagcctgAGAGCAAATAAGTTGGTTATTTGCTTTCaagttttttaaagtagtcttcaTTGATAAAGTAAGGAGAACTAGTTTCTAAAAAAACACTTGCATAGTACTTACTTTGACAGTGATGctttaaaggaataaaattctttttttttcctaagaatgatattcctttttaaaaagaaattctaactTTCAGAATGTTCACTTTAAACAAATATGCCAGAACATAGACAGCTAAATGAATGTTACCCTGTATAGTGATCATGCTggaaaattatttcctaattCCAGCATCTACCATTGCTCAAAACCTCTTGGGTTTTGCTCTTTTAGAATTGTATTCAGAGCTAATTTAAGTCATACACACTTTTTATGATACACAttgtttaagaaaacaaaaagtattatcaagcttgattttttttttaatggttaccATCACTTGGCACCAAATGACTTTGGACAGTTTCCAAAAATTAATCTATCTTTGAGGTAATAGTAGAAAGTATGTAGCTGGCTTTGAAGGCGATCCCAAAAGAGTTCGAAAGTTTTGAGCGGTGGTAGCGTAGTTAGGATAATGAACTGTGGTCTTCCAAGGTGACCACCTTGAAGGAGACACAGCTCATTTGAATGTATTGAGTTTTGGatgtatttgtttcattaaaaaaaaaaatcacattattttataGTGTCAAAAGGAAGAACTAAGATTAAGataatttctttggtttttctattGCTTGTTATTATGTAAAAAGGAGTGGCAGTTCAGAAGGAAGACTGTTGTAACTGAAGAATGACAACCAAGAATTTTTGATCATTAAATCAGATTTTATAAACAGTGGAAGGAGCATGGACTTAAAACAAGGCATGCTTATTCGGTTTTGTCAAAATTTTACgaaaatatgtgatatatatttatactaaaacTATATAATCCTTAGATTTAGGAAAGCAATCAGTTAATGTCTTTAGCAGATTAAAGCAGTGTTAAATACAGGTGCAACTTGGAAATTgtagaaaactgaaagaaaacgGAAGACAAAATGTCTCTGGTAGGGAATAAAAAAGTTTAAGATTATAAAACtatgtgtattttcttctcttttacataaatcatttgtggaaaatgtgctaaattttttttacagGAGTGATAATAATTAGgacttatttttcaatataatttggAGACCCTTTGTTACCCcaataaaaatgacaagtttCTGTGCCTGTATTCAAATATGTATGCATGTGATACTGTGGGGAAAAGGCCCTACTTAACTCTGAGTTGATGGAATTAGAATTTAAAGGATTTGAACTATGTGATTTAACCTTTACATTCCAATCTTCAGAATGTCCAGTTCACCTGTGATATCTTTGCCCCGTGGCAATAGTGCatcttccagtttctagaggGAAAGCATGCACTTATTCTTTGGGAAACTGGGCTAAGCATATAATTAATACCCAAAGTTATACCATACtctttaatttaatgtaattgtaTGTGTAATATAGGCTTTGTCTAATATTCCCTaaatataagttctttttttaaagttatttgccACATTTGTATTAGGACACAGGTTTTTGATACATCTCAGCAGTCTGATTAActtaaagctatttttattttttcccattaaacaTGTTCCATGTTCCTGTGCATCTTACAGAGTTGAAATCTTTTTTTGAGATTgcttatcaaaatataaattaagggAAGTAAAATGTTAATTGGCAAATTCTTAGCATTTTGAATTACTGATTAAATCTTTCCTTCTGTGAAAACTATAGTAACAAATAGTTTACATCATATTGTGATGTgtttatctcctttttcttttacccCAAACCTGGAAAGACACTCCACAAAGAACTCGGCTGCTATTTGAGGGTAATAGATAAATGTCTGCTACAAAAGCTGGATTTCCACCTACTCATTCTAGctcttatgttaatttttttttttttaagtaatctttatgccATGTGAGGCTAGAAATCATGACCCttgagatcaagatttgcatgctctaccaattgagccaaccaggcgccccaacataactttttctttttttaaggtgagATGAATATGTATGTACTAAGAATTGCTTTCATTACATGAGTCCCTTTAACTAAAGATTGATAATGTGTCCTTGGCGGATCTGATTTCACATTGGGGCATATAGTTTTAGTGAAGCTTGTTTTAAATGGGCAACACTGCCGGAGGTATAGTACTTTTTTATTACCTTATAATAAGATAATGGTTTGTTGCAGACTAGAAAACAGCTTTTCTTGACATTTAAAATACCTatgatggtaattttttttttaattttcttttttactcagtAGTCTTTATAATTCTTCAGTAAACACAGGTAAGTAAACTTTCCTTTTGGGGTGGTAATGGGGATGAGGGTATCTACCAGTATACAAAGCATATATGTTGGTAAGGAACGATAGTTTAGTCCATAGGATAAAAATGTATTTGCCTAGTAGATTCCCTCTTACCTTTTTTAAGGGACTCAGAGATAACGACTTTATTTAATTTACCAaggctcctttttaaaaatagtaacctgtttttaaaatattttaatattatttatatttaaataaacctGAAAAGTTTTCATTTGATTCAGTTCTTTAAATTGAAACTTGTGCTTAAAAAACTAGTAAAGCTAGGAGTTTCATTCTTTATATGGGAtttataaaatatccttttgAACTGAGatgatttaacaaaatacagaggGAAATGACTTATAGTTATTTTGTTTCAAAGTGTTAGTGAATATTATCCAAGTAGTTAGAATAAGACACTGGGTGTCAGGTCTCAGAACTTGAAGCTCAAGGACTTTGGTCTTTATTTGTGTGACCGAAATCAAAACTTAATTTTTTGGAGGTTTTACTTGTGTTTGCATTAGGTTCCTTCCCACACATACAACAAGAGCATTGTATATTTTGGTACAATTACAAGTAGGAATCCTAAGAACTTCCTTAATGTAGACATCAGAgattcttaactttttgaatGCAAGTATATCAGATTCTATTAATTGAAGATTATTAGATTTTCCTGTATCTTCTAGCTAGCATGTGCCCTTAATAGAATGGATTagccaataatttaaaaattgtgtttactTCTCTTTTAATCATTCAATGAGATTTGAAAAGGTTTCACTTTTGGAATTTCAACGTAAGTTAGAATAGTAATGTCATTTGGAGAATTTAAGTTTTATGATGTTAAGCACCACAATACAACTGTCAACGATTCTAAATTTCTGAGTAtttctcaaaaagctaaaatTCAGTGTTGATTTGCTTTTGAATCTTGAAAAGATTTGTTTAACTTAGTTAATGTCCCAAAAGAAACCAATGTGTGGTTCTCTAAACTTTTGCTTCTTTAGggtcatgttattttaaaatctggcgGAATAATTAAAAATGCTGTCAAATCATATGGCATCAAAGATAGATGCCAACTGTACCTTAAAACCCTGTGATAGGCAAGAAAAGAGTAATTTCTTAGATGCTTATCTTTGTACTGGAGAcaactttattttctcttggccaggattttaaatttaaaccttGGTCATGATTTCCACGTTAATGGCCGGccagtatttgtgtgtgtgtgtgtgtacgcttACATGTAAATGTGAGTGTATATACAAGTGGAAATACAAAATCTCACTCCCCGATCCATCACGatgattttttccagtttccattACTTCATCACTTACTTCTGACTCATATGCCATGAAAAGAATTGCCACTGTACCAATAAAGTCTTTGTCATGACTAAGTTTCTCGTGGAAGTCAGTGTCTAAAGTTAcaaaatagggggcgcctgggtggcacagtggttaagcgtctgccttcggctcagggcgtgatctcggcgttatgagatcgagccccacatcaggctcttggactatgagcctgcttcttcctctcccactccccctgcttgtgttccctctctcgctggctgtctctatctctgtcgaataaataaataaatctttaaaaaaaaaaaaaaaattttaaaaaaaaaaaaaaaaaaaaaaaataaagttacaaaataatCTAGGGGAATTAGttgggtgtgtgtttttttttttaatttcttaaatgggGCATTTAAAAATCGATAAAGGTTTTATTGGACATTACTCATTTTAGCATGAAtttagagattataaaataatctGGAAATTTTAATTATCCCATAAGTTTGTCAAAAGATCTTGGATGGTTAGTTATAGTGCATATTAATGCTGTGTTGACTAGTTTTTGTTAACATGTTTGCCAATCTCCTGTTTACTACAATACTAAATTTTTATGCatctatgttaaataacagtttggggataattaaaataaattttcaattatAAGTCAACCAAGAAGTAGACCAATGAATGATATGGAAAATGCAGAATCATTTGGTTTTGCCACAGTACATAGTTGGCTGCATTGCAAGTCttctcagtgttcttttttttaagatgttatttatttatttgaaagaaagtgaGCGTGAGCTGCAGAGAGCGGGTGGGGAGGGacggtggagaggaagaagcaggctctccactgagcagagagcccaatgcggcactccatcccagaaccctgggatcatgacctgagccaaaggcagacacttaactgactaagccccccaggcgcctGTGTTCTAACTAGTTCTTAACTagtattaaaaatgacaaattcctTGAGCTCATACTAATTAGGTGGTAGAAAACAGGTTACTAGAAGTGTGGCAGAGGATGTCTGCCTATAATTAGAAGTCCCACAAGTTAATACTGAGAATTGACTATTATGTGCAGGATGGGGTCACAAGATGCTTTAAGACTTAGGTGCTCAGGGATTTTT
Proteins encoded in this window:
- the COPS2 gene encoding COP9 signalosome complex subunit 2 isoform X3, which codes for MLREYSEDSNSEPNVDLENQYYNSKALKEDDPKAALSSFQKVLELEGEKGEWGFKALKQMIKINFKLTNFPEMMNRYKQLLTYIRSAVTRNYSEKSINSILDYISTSKQNSDFLCQMDLLQEFYETTLEALKDAKNDRLWFKTNTKLGKLYLEREEYGKLQKILRQLHQSCQTDDGEDDLKKGTQLLEIYALEIQMYTAQKNNKKLKALYEQSLHIKSAIPHPLIMGVIRECGGKMHLREGEFEKAHTDFFEAFKNYDESGSPRRTTCLKYLVLANMLMKSGINPFDSQEAKPYKNDPEILAMTNLVSAYQNNDITEFEKILKTNHSNIMDDPFIREHIEELLRNIRTQVLIKLIKPYTRIHIPFISKELNIDVADVESLLVQCILDNTIHGRIDQVNQLLELDHQKRGGARYTALDKWTNQLNSLNQAVVSKLA
- the COPS2 gene encoding COP9 signalosome complex subunit 2 isoform X2, whose protein sequence is MSDMEDDFMCDDEEDYDLEYSEDSNSEPNVDLENQYYNSKALKEDDPKAALSSFQKVLELEGEKGEWGFKALKQMIKINFKLTNFPEMMNRYKQLLTYIRSAVTRNYSEKSINSILDYISTSKQMDLLQEFYETTLEALKDAKNDRLWFKTNTKLGKLYLEREEYGKLQKILRQLHQSCQTDDGEDDLKKGTQLLEIYALEIQMYTAQKNNKKLKALYEQSLHIKSAIPHPLIMGVIRECGGKMHLREGEFEKAHTDFFEAFKNYDESGSPRRTTCLKYLVLANMLMKSGINPFDSQEAKPYKNDPEILAMTNLVSAYQNNDITEFEKILKTNHSNIMDDPFIREHIEELLRNIRTQVLIKLIKPYTRIHIPFISKELNIDVADVESLLVQCILDNTIHGRIDQVNQLLELDHQKRGGARYTALDKWTNQLNSLNQAVVSKLA
- the COPS2 gene encoding COP9 signalosome complex subunit 2 isoform X1, with product MSDMEDDFMCDDEEDYDLEYSEDSNSEPNVDLENQYYNSKALKEDDPKAALSSFQKVLELEGEKGEWGFKALKQMIKINFKLTNFPEMMNRYKQLLTYIRSAVTRNYSEKSINSILDYISTSKQNSDFLCQMDLLQEFYETTLEALKDAKNDRLWFKTNTKLGKLYLEREEYGKLQKILRQLHQSCQTDDGEDDLKKGTQLLEIYALEIQMYTAQKNNKKLKALYEQSLHIKSAIPHPLIMGVIRECGGKMHLREGEFEKAHTDFFEAFKNYDESGSPRRTTCLKYLVLANMLMKSGINPFDSQEAKPYKNDPEILAMTNLVSAYQNNDITEFEKILKTNHSNIMDDPFIREHIEELLRNIRTQVLIKLIKPYTRIHIPFISKELNIDVADVESLLVQCILDNTIHGRIDQVNQLLELDHQKRGGARYTALDKWTNQLNSLNQAVVSKLA